Proteins encoded in a region of the Teredinibacter purpureus genome:
- a CDS encoding (2Fe-2S)-binding protein — translation MIELNVNNKTLSLDADPNMPLLYALRDIAALTGTKFGCGVGQCGACTVHVDGVPTRACLTPLSAVLSNKITTIEGLASETALHPLQQAWVDNNVAQCGYCQSGQLMSAAALLASNNAPSDTDIETAMQGNICRCGTYPRIRKAIKQAAVQIQEVK, via the coding sequence ATGATAGAACTGAATGTTAATAATAAAACGCTTTCGTTGGACGCCGACCCTAATATGCCTTTGCTCTACGCTCTTCGCGATATTGCAGCATTAACGGGTACAAAATTTGGTTGCGGCGTGGGTCAGTGCGGTGCGTGCACGGTACATGTCGACGGCGTTCCAACGCGTGCGTGTTTAACGCCGTTATCAGCGGTTCTTTCCAATAAAATAACCACGATAGAAGGTTTGGCTAGTGAAACGGCGCTACACCCGCTCCAGCAAGCGTGGGTAGACAATAATGTTGCGCAATGTGGTTATTGCCAAAGTGGCCAACTCATGAGCGCCGCGGCATTGTTGGCGAGTAATAACGCGCCATCCGATACTGATATAGAAACGGCAATGCAGGGAAACATCTGCCGTTGTGGCACCTATCCACGTATTCGAAAAGCCATTAAACAAGCCGCCGTACAGATCCAGGAGGTGAAATAA
- a CDS encoding xanthine dehydrogenase family protein molybdopterin-binding subunit, which translates to MSTIKPFSRRAFLQATGLTGGAFILGAVLPSCSPEKSLSGAGAALTNVSKDNALGVFVSLDSDGQVNIICHRMEMGQGIMTTTPQMIAEELEADWSRVTVTLAKADTKYGGQSTGGSSSIRHLFEFTRQMGAIARDMLEQAAAQVWGVDKADVKAIKHTVVHTATGKTLTFGELAESAATLPVPNAEDVTLKNRKDFSLIGRDVKLVGQDNIVQGKAVYAQDIQLPGLLIASIERPPVVGGTVKSFDATEAKKVAGVVEVIRLKDRGFPVNTNPMSGVAVLATNTWAAIEGRKKLTVEWTLGEHAIHNSETYKQDLIKKVNATGGTVVRAEGDVYQHTFDPTKTVEATYTVPYHHHMPMETPAATVMFDGEKWQVWAGTQTPQWGKNQILEELGLNPETDSDKVELNTTLMGGSFGRKGKNDFAVEAAELAMASGRPVKVIWSREDDVKHGFYHSIAANYYKAELTENLSADYWVQRVAHPPIDWLFNHEKKHTGGSGLSQSFADQPFDIEHISCEVEDVETHVRIGWLRSVQNIHNAFAMGSFVDELAAKAEISTQKMWMNLLGRDRIVDPSKEGFEGWSNYDQGQKPAHAMQTSRMKNVINEVCEKAGVNEPLSENEGWGISYAHSFNSYAAAATKVRVVNNTLEVLEMHTAIDCGIVITPDRVKSQMEGAMIMGLSMALYSEITVKDGVIEQNNFYDYPVARIQQVPNLFVHIIASDDAPGGVGEPGLPPVMPSIVNAVFHASGLRVRDLPIKNHLNVS; encoded by the coding sequence ATGAGCACTATTAAACCGTTCAGCCGAAGGGCCTTCTTACAGGCAACAGGGCTTACAGGAGGAGCCTTCATTCTTGGTGCTGTGTTGCCGAGCTGTTCTCCAGAAAAGAGCCTGTCGGGTGCTGGCGCAGCACTTACCAATGTCTCAAAAGATAACGCGTTAGGCGTATTTGTTAGCCTTGATTCTGATGGGCAGGTCAACATCATTTGCCATCGAATGGAAATGGGGCAAGGCATCATGACCACAACGCCCCAAATGATAGCGGAAGAGCTAGAGGCTGATTGGAGTCGCGTTACCGTCACCTTAGCTAAGGCCGACACTAAATACGGTGGCCAAAGTACTGGCGGGTCCTCCTCAATACGTCATTTATTTGAATTTACGCGGCAAATGGGAGCAATAGCGAGGGATATGTTAGAGCAGGCGGCTGCCCAGGTGTGGGGAGTGGATAAAGCGGATGTAAAAGCAATAAAGCATACCGTCGTGCACACCGCTACAGGAAAGACCCTAACCTTTGGCGAACTCGCCGAAAGTGCAGCTACTCTGCCCGTGCCTAATGCAGAAGACGTAACACTCAAAAACCGAAAAGATTTTTCGCTTATCGGTCGCGATGTAAAACTGGTTGGTCAAGACAATATCGTACAAGGCAAAGCGGTTTATGCTCAAGATATTCAGCTGCCGGGTTTATTGATTGCTAGCATCGAGCGGCCACCGGTAGTGGGTGGAACGGTAAAATCATTTGATGCCACCGAAGCCAAAAAAGTTGCGGGCGTTGTAGAGGTTATTCGATTAAAAGATCGCGGTTTCCCCGTGAACACCAACCCTATGTCGGGCGTTGCGGTATTAGCGACAAATACATGGGCGGCAATAGAGGGCCGAAAAAAACTCACTGTTGAATGGACACTCGGCGAACATGCTATACATAACTCCGAAACGTATAAACAAGATTTAATTAAAAAAGTTAACGCCACCGGTGGTACCGTGGTTCGCGCCGAAGGCGATGTGTATCAGCATACGTTTGATCCTACTAAAACCGTAGAAGCCACCTACACCGTTCCTTATCATCATCATATGCCAATGGAAACACCTGCGGCCACCGTCATGTTTGATGGTGAAAAATGGCAGGTTTGGGCGGGCACTCAAACGCCTCAATGGGGTAAGAATCAAATACTGGAAGAGCTGGGTTTAAACCCTGAAACCGATAGTGACAAAGTTGAATTAAATACCACATTAATGGGCGGCTCGTTTGGTCGCAAAGGTAAAAATGATTTTGCCGTAGAAGCCGCCGAATTGGCGATGGCGAGCGGGCGACCGGTTAAGGTTATTTGGAGTAGGGAAGACGATGTTAAACATGGTTTTTACCATTCTATTGCGGCAAATTATTACAAAGCTGAGTTGACGGAAAATCTTAGTGCCGATTATTGGGTGCAACGTGTTGCACACCCACCTATCGATTGGCTCTTTAATCATGAGAAAAAACATACCGGCGGTTCTGGTTTAAGCCAAAGCTTTGCAGATCAACCCTTTGATATCGAACACATCAGTTGTGAAGTTGAAGATGTGGAAACGCATGTGCGAATTGGATGGTTGCGTTCCGTGCAGAATATTCACAACGCCTTTGCCATGGGCAGCTTTGTTGATGAGCTGGCCGCGAAAGCGGAGATAAGTACGCAGAAAATGTGGATGAACCTACTTGGTCGGGATCGAATTGTTGACCCGAGTAAAGAAGGGTTTGAGGGGTGGTCTAATTACGACCAAGGGCAAAAACCGGCCCATGCCATGCAAACCAGCCGTATGAAAAACGTGATTAACGAGGTGTGTGAAAAAGCAGGTGTAAACGAACCTTTAAGTGAAAATGAAGGTTGGGGCATAAGCTATGCGCATAGCTTTAATTCCTATGCCGCAGCAGCGACGAAAGTGCGCGTTGTCAATAATACGCTTGAAGTGTTGGAAATGCATACCGCAATTGATTGCGGTATTGTGATTACGCCAGACCGAGTTAAGTCACAGATGGAAGGCGCCATGATCATGGGGTTGAGCATGGCGTTATATAGTGAGATTACGGTGAAAGACGGCGTAATTGAGCAGAATAACTTCTATGATTACCCCGTTGCGCGAATACAGCAAGTGCCTAACTTGTTTGTTCATATTATAGCGTCGGATGATGCGCCGGGTGGTGTTGGCGAACCGGGTTTGCCTCCAGTAATGCCGAGCATAGTGAATGCTGTATTTCATGCAAGTGGTTTGCGCGTACGTGATTTGCCGATAAAAAATCACTTAAACGTATCCTAG
- a CDS encoding glycoside hydrolase family 2 protein, protein MRLFVVISFLLLYSLPIMAMELIQNTQGREHLSLDGDWHIIVDPYENGFYDHRYRESANGYFRNAKPKALSDLIEYDFSASPKITVPGDWNSQKEKLFFYEGTVWYYKNFTVEKIKEKRYVLHFGAVNYSAIVYVNGEKVGQHEGGFTPFQFDVSDNLKSGKNFVVVKVDNTRARDNIPTVNTDWWNYGGLTRSVKLLALDRQYLSDYSLQLSNDDNREIVGWVKVTNASLTHEVVTLKVPELGINKTITLGEAGYTTFKISAQPTLWSPENPKLYNVEFVYNGTTLADKIGFRHIRVEGENVFLNDKSIYFRGISLHEEAPNREGRAWSEYDARISLTRAKALGANFIRLAHYPHNENIIRMADELGLMVWSEIPVYWTIQFENPQVYTKAEQQLSEMISRDKNRASVVLWSVANETPNHQDRYDFLKKLISKARELDNSRLITAASDTQAVEGRLRKIDDPLAGLVDVIGINTYCGWYSDKPKTCPSLRWQSDYNKPVIISEFGAGAKHGLHGDTDERWTEEYQADVYKYNLAMIDKMPFVRGTTPWILVDFRSPRRPLPAIQDYWNRKGLLSETGEKKLAWFVLHDYYAAKAQMDSP, encoded by the coding sequence ATGAGATTGTTTGTCGTTATCAGTTTTTTATTGCTGTATTCGTTACCAATCATGGCGATGGAATTAATTCAGAATACGCAAGGGCGAGAACACCTAAGTTTGGATGGTGATTGGCATATTATTGTCGACCCATATGAAAACGGTTTTTATGACCACCGGTACCGTGAATCCGCTAATGGTTATTTTCGTAACGCCAAACCCAAGGCGCTGTCTGATTTGATTGAATATGATTTTTCGGCTTCGCCAAAAATAACTGTTCCCGGAGACTGGAATTCCCAAAAAGAAAAATTATTTTTTTATGAAGGTACCGTTTGGTATTACAAAAACTTCACAGTAGAAAAAATTAAAGAAAAACGTTACGTGCTACATTTCGGCGCGGTGAATTACTCGGCGATTGTCTATGTAAATGGCGAAAAAGTCGGTCAGCATGAAGGCGGGTTTACGCCGTTTCAGTTTGATGTAAGTGATAACCTAAAGTCTGGTAAAAACTTTGTAGTCGTAAAAGTGGATAACACTCGAGCTCGGGATAACATTCCTACGGTTAATACTGACTGGTGGAATTACGGTGGCCTTACTCGGTCAGTTAAATTGTTAGCGCTTGATCGACAGTATCTTTCTGATTATAGCCTGCAACTGTCTAACGATGATAATCGTGAAATTGTAGGGTGGGTAAAAGTTACCAATGCTTCTTTGACGCATGAAGTGGTAACGCTGAAAGTGCCTGAGTTAGGTATAAATAAAACAATAACGCTAGGCGAAGCGGGTTATACAACGTTCAAGATTTCTGCGCAGCCGACTCTTTGGTCACCGGAAAACCCAAAACTTTATAACGTTGAATTCGTTTATAACGGTACTACCCTCGCCGATAAAATTGGTTTTCGCCATATTCGTGTCGAAGGTGAAAATGTTTTTCTAAATGACAAATCAATTTATTTTCGCGGTATAAGTCTTCACGAAGAAGCACCTAACCGAGAAGGCCGTGCGTGGAGTGAATACGATGCGAGGATATCGCTAACGCGAGCGAAAGCCTTGGGGGCTAATTTCATTCGTCTTGCACACTACCCTCATAACGAAAATATTATTCGCATGGCGGATGAGTTGGGTTTAATGGTGTGGTCAGAAATACCGGTATATTGGACCATTCAATTCGAAAACCCCCAAGTTTATACCAAAGCCGAACAGCAATTAAGTGAGATGATTAGCCGCGACAAAAACCGAGCGTCGGTGGTGTTGTGGTCGGTCGCTAATGAAACACCGAATCATCAGGATCGTTATGATTTTTTGAAAAAACTCATTAGTAAAGCCCGCGAGTTAGATAATTCACGATTGATCACGGCCGCGTCAGATACGCAAGCGGTTGAAGGACGATTACGAAAAATTGACGATCCTTTGGCCGGGCTAGTCGATGTCATTGGTATTAATACGTATTGCGGTTGGTACAGTGATAAGCCGAAAACCTGCCCTAGTTTACGCTGGCAGTCCGATTACAATAAACCAGTGATTATTAGCGAGTTTGGCGCTGGGGCCAAACATGGCCTACATGGTGATACCGATGAACGATGGACAGAAGAGTATCAAGCGGATGTTTACAAATACAATTTAGCTATGATTGATAAGATGCCGTTTGTTCGCGGGACAACACCGTGGATATTGGTTGATTTTCGCTCTCCTCGACGTCCTTTGCCTGCAATACAAGATTATTGGAATCGCAAGGGTTTACTGTCTGAGACCGGCGAGAAAAAGTTAGCATGGTTTGTACTGCATGATTATTATGCCGCTAAGGCTCAAATGGATTCGCCGTAA
- a CDS encoding PTS transporter subunit IIC, with protein sequence MLQSILDAFFSFKAYVMLPAIIFIIALSVRLSVKKSLVSAIELAVGFAGVFIAFDFFVANIQPAVEQLSVIRGLDFTVLDVGWPPLAAITWASPLAAISIPLVLVLNLVLIAVGFTRTIYIDIWNYWHFAFLGALVMNASGSLPLGLAATALLAIYCFKLTEWTAPDVERELGLKGVSASPVSVNGIVPYTALVDALFDRIPVIKNINYNPSRKLEREDAGGDTTSYLDLLSEPMVIGALMGLALAIAAGYDVKQSLELSVHIAAVMFILPKCAGLIGEAMIPITQALRAQVERYFPHRKNLVVALDTGFLLSHKSVIVTGLILMALAIIIALFLPGNQVLPLGDLPNLISVMSISVLMFRGNVFRAVLAGIPVIVSFLLISTHLAPKYTALAAQTTAFELDNVGLITAFTDGGHQVRAIFFYLFQGDGIAIGLSVVLLLSMLFVRRRWQRLERHC encoded by the coding sequence ATGTTGCAGTCCATATTGGATGCATTTTTCAGTTTTAAAGCGTACGTTATGTTGCCCGCAATTATCTTTATAATTGCATTGTCTGTGCGCTTATCGGTCAAGAAATCATTAGTGAGTGCTATAGAGTTAGCCGTAGGCTTTGCCGGTGTTTTTATTGCATTTGATTTTTTCGTCGCGAATATTCAACCTGCGGTTGAACAATTATCGGTTATTCGAGGGTTAGATTTTACCGTTCTCGATGTTGGGTGGCCACCGCTAGCGGCGATAACGTGGGCATCACCTCTTGCGGCTATTTCTATTCCGCTCGTGTTAGTGTTGAACCTGGTTTTAATTGCGGTTGGGTTTACGCGCACCATTTATATTGATATTTGGAATTATTGGCACTTTGCATTTTTGGGCGCGTTAGTGATGAATGCCTCGGGCAGCCTGCCATTAGGCTTGGCCGCTACAGCATTGTTAGCCATATATTGTTTTAAATTAACGGAGTGGACGGCGCCAGATGTAGAGCGCGAGCTGGGTTTAAAAGGTGTTTCTGCATCACCGGTTTCGGTAAACGGAATCGTACCTTATACCGCGTTAGTTGATGCGCTCTTTGATCGTATTCCTGTGATTAAAAACATTAATTATAACCCTAGCCGAAAGCTTGAGCGAGAAGATGCCGGTGGTGATACCACCAGTTATTTGGATTTGCTTAGCGAACCTATGGTTATAGGCGCTTTAATGGGGTTAGCCTTAGCCATAGCTGCGGGTTACGATGTTAAACAAAGCCTAGAGTTAAGTGTTCACATTGCTGCGGTAATGTTTATATTACCCAAGTGTGCAGGCTTAATTGGCGAAGCCATGATTCCAATAACACAGGCTTTGCGTGCGCAAGTTGAAAGATACTTCCCTCACCGTAAAAATTTAGTGGTGGCTCTTGATACTGGTTTTCTTCTGAGCCATAAATCGGTGATCGTGACAGGGCTAATTCTTATGGCGCTAGCGATTATTATTGCGCTCTTTTTACCCGGTAATCAGGTGCTACCGCTGGGCGATTTACCTAATCTCATTTCGGTGATGTCAATATCGGTATTGATGTTTAGAGGGAACGTGTTTCGAGCGGTATTAGCGGGTATCCCCGTTATTGTAAGTTTTTTACTGATCTCGACACACTTGGCCCCTAAATATACAGCGTTGGCCGCACAAACGACCGCGTTTGAGCTGGATAATGTAGGGCTTATTACGGCATTCACCGATGGAGGCCATCAAGTGCGGGCTATCTTTTTCTATCTATTTCAGGGCGATGGAATTGCCATAGGGTTGTCTGTGGTGTTGCTGTTGTCGATGCTGTTTGTGCGTAGGCGATGGCAAAGGCTGGAGCGCCATTGCTAA
- a CDS encoding response regulator yields the protein MADQSLTLMIVDDNRDNRDLLEDILQEDYTLVLVESGQACLDTLAETDIDLILLDANMPGINGFDVCRTINKSPTLSHTPVVFVSALDSTEERLRGYEAGAEDYITKPFEDDAIEDVVIRVLEQKVKSKEIEKQAKEAMHTAFQAMTNSAELGNIIQFLQASYRCKTVDTLAAELLNTTATFGLNCSLLFSLNFEKRLIKCAKGSIEEKVFERFHRGEKILDFGSRTLINESRISILVKNMPLNKADDYGRIKDNLTALIAGTEARCKALEIEHQLEDERSQGLRSVLNNSREKLANIETLVEKQKASTHTILTSINQKIEATIFSFGLAEDQEQAILSAIDAAVLEMNGLSKYSDKIETTFHGFVDELAILAEK from the coding sequence ATGGCTGATCAATCACTCACGTTAATGATAGTCGACGACAACAGAGACAATCGCGACCTTCTTGAAGACATACTCCAAGAAGACTACACACTCGTATTAGTTGAATCAGGTCAGGCCTGCTTGGACACACTGGCGGAGACTGACATTGATTTGATATTGCTTGATGCAAACATGCCCGGTATTAACGGCTTTGACGTGTGCCGAACAATCAATAAATCCCCAACGCTGTCGCACACACCGGTTGTTTTTGTCTCTGCATTAGACAGTACTGAAGAACGGCTTAGGGGTTACGAAGCCGGAGCCGAAGATTACATTACGAAACCATTTGAAGACGATGCGATAGAAGACGTTGTAATACGGGTTTTGGAACAAAAAGTTAAATCTAAAGAAATAGAAAAACAAGCTAAAGAAGCCATGCATACGGCGTTTCAGGCAATGACCAATAGCGCTGAACTGGGCAATATCATTCAATTTTTACAAGCGAGCTATCGCTGTAAAACAGTCGACACGCTCGCAGCTGAATTACTTAATACCACCGCAACATTTGGGCTAAATTGCAGCTTACTGTTTTCACTTAACTTTGAAAAACGTTTAATAAAATGTGCCAAAGGCTCTATAGAAGAAAAAGTATTCGAACGCTTTCACCGTGGCGAAAAAATATTAGATTTTGGTTCGCGTACGCTCATAAACGAATCGCGAATATCTATACTGGTCAAAAATATGCCTCTCAACAAAGCCGATGATTACGGCCGAATAAAAGATAACCTTACGGCCCTTATCGCTGGCACGGAAGCTCGCTGTAAAGCGCTTGAGATAGAACATCAATTGGAAGACGAACGCAGCCAAGGGTTACGCTCTGTATTGAATAACAGCCGTGAAAAACTGGCGAACATTGAAACGCTGGTCGAAAAACAAAAGGCCAGCACACATACAATACTGACTTCTATTAATCAAAAAATAGAAGCGACCATTTTTAGTTTCGGCCTCGCAGAGGATCAAGAGCAAGCGATATTGTCAGCAATAGATGCCGCTGTTCTAGAAATGAACGGGCTCTCCAAGTATAGCGATAAAATTGAAACAACCTTTCACGGATTCGTCGACGAGCTGGCTATTTTAGCCGAAAAATAA
- a CDS encoding alkaline phosphatase translates to MKVKSLAAITAALVAVTASAFGQVLPASQTSNRWFTDAETSLNSKNARTQTNVAKNVIVFVGDGMGISTLTAARILDGQMEGRLGEEGFLSFETFPYTALVKTYNVDAQTPDSAGTMTAMMSGIKTDVGVIGVDEDIERGNCATVSGNEVVTALEWAELKGLSTGIISTARITHATPAATYAKSADRNWEDISDMPVSGIEGGCEDIASQLVNFEANLEGRFDGSDVDGIEVVMGGGRRHFLPKDEAANSADAVSSVEGDRTDGRNLITEWEAHYVNGHYIYDQAGFDAIDAATAERVFGLFNESHMQYDADRVNDIAGEPSIAQMTTKAIDLLDNNEKGYFLVVESGRIDHGHHAGSAYNALTDTLAFADAVQAAIDATDSSETLILVTADHSHVFTIAGYPKRGNPILGKVVGVGASTPALASDGMPYTTLGYTNGKGFADLTSETDADARYGLPNENGRVDLSSVDTTTRGYHQEAVIPLGSETHAGEDITLHAYGPGAYKAQGVIEQNVVFHIIREALGLDAH, encoded by the coding sequence ATGAAAGTAAAAAGTCTCGCGGCCATAACGGCGGCCCTTGTCGCAGTTACCGCAAGTGCTTTTGGTCAGGTTCTGCCAGCATCACAAACCAGCAATCGTTGGTTTACGGATGCAGAAACAAGCCTAAACAGCAAAAATGCACGCACGCAAACGAACGTTGCTAAAAACGTTATTGTTTTTGTGGGCGATGGTATGGGCATTTCTACACTCACGGCTGCGCGCATACTCGATGGCCAGATGGAGGGGCGTTTAGGGGAGGAAGGTTTTCTTAGCTTTGAGACGTTTCCCTACACGGCCTTAGTGAAAACCTACAACGTAGATGCACAAACGCCGGACTCAGCCGGCACAATGACGGCGATGATGTCAGGCATTAAAACAGATGTTGGCGTGATTGGCGTGGATGAGGATATTGAGCGAGGAAATTGCGCAACTGTTTCGGGTAACGAAGTGGTAACGGCGCTGGAGTGGGCTGAACTAAAAGGCCTTTCGACGGGCATTATTTCAACCGCGCGCATCACGCATGCGACACCAGCGGCTACCTATGCAAAATCGGCCGATAGAAACTGGGAAGATATCTCGGATATGCCGGTTTCGGGCATTGAAGGCGGCTGCGAAGATATCGCCTCGCAATTAGTTAACTTCGAGGCGAATCTAGAGGGGCGTTTTGACGGTTCTGACGTTGATGGCATTGAAGTGGTGATGGGGGGTGGCCGTCGTCATTTTTTACCTAAGGATGAGGCCGCCAATAGTGCTGACGCGGTGAGCAGTGTTGAAGGTGATCGAACCGATGGCCGCAATTTGATCACTGAATGGGAAGCGCACTATGTCAATGGACATTACATTTATGACCAAGCAGGCTTCGATGCAATTGACGCAGCAACGGCGGAGCGAGTATTTGGATTATTCAATGAATCGCACATGCAATACGACGCGGATCGCGTAAATGATATTGCCGGCGAACCCTCAATTGCACAAATGACCACGAAGGCGATAGACCTGCTCGACAATAATGAAAAGGGTTATTTTCTGGTGGTGGAGTCGGGTCGAATCGACCACGGACATCATGCGGGTAGTGCTTATAACGCCCTAACCGACACCCTCGCGTTTGCCGATGCCGTACAAGCGGCCATTGATGCAACCGATTCGTCGGAAACGCTCATTCTTGTCACGGCCGATCATAGCCACGTATTCACGATTGCGGGCTACCCCAAACGCGGTAACCCCATACTCGGTAAAGTGGTCGGTGTCGGTGCTTCAACACCTGCGCTTGCCTCGGATGGAATGCCTTACACAACCCTCGGTTATACCAATGGTAAAGGATTTGCCGATTTAACGAGTGAAACCGACGCCGATGCGCGCTATGGCTTGCCTAATGAAAATGGACGAGTCGATCTTTCCAGTGTGGATACCACCACAAGGGGGTATCACCAAGAAGCGGTTATTCCTCTGGGGTCGGAAACGCACGCAGGTGAAGATATTACCTTGCATGCATACGGCCCTGGCGCATACAAAGCGCAAGGCGTAATCGAGCAAAATGTTGTGTTCCATATTATCCGCGAAGCCCTTGGGCTAGACGCACACTAA
- a CDS encoding alkaline phosphatase, whose translation MNNVKIALLSAVIVSLVACSGDDGRNGDNTLIDKTTLELGDSHCPAGGLQIDTGLDTNANGSLDSSELADTHYLCLPYDADDFDMLANTRGNRWYKAGAATTANASGYTTAVGAAKNVILFVGDGMGVSTVTAARILEGQLKGMLGEENVLSFGEFPFSGLAKTYNVDAQTPDSAGTMTAMMSGVKTDVGVIGVDENIVRGDCSTVAGNELVTALELAEIAGKSTGIISTARITHATPAATYAKSADRNWEDNSDMPTAAVDAGCDDIASQLVSFESNLEALYSGLDVDGLEVVLGGGRRHFLPKDASYNSPDAVSSIEGDRTDGRDLTAEWQATYADGVYVYDKTGFDTVNTETTEHLFGLFNESHMQYEADRVNDIAGEPSISDMTETALAILDNNESGYFLMVEAGRIDHSHHAGNAYGALADTIAFAKAVSKAVEMTNAEDTLIIVTADHGHVFTIAGYPKRGNPILGKVVGVGRNAHTLASDGMPYTTVGYTNGRGMRNFGDNTNPDATYNENANAGRQDLLWVDTQAPGYHQESLVPTSSETHSGEDVAIYAQGPGAPLLTGTNEQHIIFHVMNYAANLVGLAETALE comes from the coding sequence ATGAATAATGTAAAAATTGCACTGCTAAGTGCGGTAATTGTTAGCCTCGTTGCCTGTAGTGGTGATGATGGTCGCAATGGCGACAATACGCTCATCGATAAAACGACGTTAGAACTAGGGGATAGCCATTGCCCGGCCGGTGGCCTTCAAATTGATACCGGTTTAGATACCAACGCGAACGGAAGTCTAGACAGTTCAGAATTGGCCGACACCCACTATTTATGCCTACCCTATGACGCGGACGATTTCGACATGCTGGCGAACACGCGAGGTAATCGCTGGTATAAAGCAGGGGCTGCTACAACGGCTAACGCTTCTGGTTACACCACAGCAGTGGGAGCGGCCAAAAACGTTATTTTATTTGTAGGCGATGGCATGGGTGTTTCCACGGTTACGGCTGCTCGTATTTTAGAAGGCCAGTTAAAAGGCATGCTGGGCGAAGAAAACGTATTGAGCTTTGGCGAATTTCCATTTTCGGGTTTAGCGAAAACCTATAATGTCGACGCCCAAACACCCGATTCAGCGGGTACCATGACCGCGATGATGAGTGGTGTAAAAACCGACGTTGGCGTTATTGGTGTTGACGAAAATATCGTGCGAGGTGATTGCTCCACCGTTGCGGGCAATGAGCTAGTGACGGCATTGGAGTTAGCCGAAATAGCGGGAAAATCGACGGGTATTATCTCTACCGCGCGTATTACGCACGCAACGCCGGCGGCAACTTACGCAAAATCTGCAGATCGAAATTGGGAAGATAATTCCGATATGCCCACTGCTGCAGTTGATGCCGGTTGTGACGATATTGCCTCTCAGTTAGTTAGCTTCGAAAGTAACTTGGAAGCGCTTTACAGCGGCTTAGATGTCGACGGTCTTGAAGTTGTGCTGGGCGGTGGGCGTCGTCATTTTCTGCCAAAAGACGCCTCTTACAATAGCCCAGATGCCGTGAGCAGTATAGAAGGGGATCGTACCGACGGCCGTGATCTAACTGCGGAATGGCAGGCCACCTACGCCGATGGCGTTTATGTGTATGACAAAACAGGTTTCGATACGGTCAATACTGAGACTACCGAGCACCTCTTCGGTTTGTTTAATGAATCACATATGCAATATGAAGCCGATAGGGTCAATGATATTGCGGGTGAGCCTTCCATTTCAGACATGACAGAAACAGCCTTGGCTATTTTGGATAATAACGAATCCGGTTATTTCTTGATGGTTGAAGCCGGTCGTATCGATCACTCACACCACGCAGGAAATGCCTATGGAGCATTGGCCGATACTATAGCGTTTGCTAAAGCGGTGTCTAAAGCGGTTGAAATGACCAATGCCGAGGATACGCTCATAATTGTGACGGCTGATCATGGGCACGTGTTTACCATTGCGGGTTACCCGAAACGTGGCAATCCAATACTGGGCAAGGTTGTTGGTGTTGGTCGCAATGCACATACCTTGGCCTCGGACGGTATGCCATACACCACCGTTGGTTATACCAATGGACGAGGGATGCGTAATTTTGGTGACAACACAAACCCAGATGCAACATACAACGAAAATGCCAATGCGGGGCGGCAAGATTTATTATGGGTAGATACTCAAGCGCCGGGGTATCACCAGGAATCATTGGTACCTACAAGTTCAGAAACGCATTCGGGTGAAGATGTTGCAATCTATGCACAAGGCCCTGGTGCGCCCTTGCTCACCGGTACCAACGAGCAGCACATTATTTTTCATGTAATGAACTATGCCGCAAACTTGGTTGGGCTGGCTGAGACGGCGCTCGAATAA